In Castor canadensis chromosome 11, mCasCan1.hap1v2, whole genome shotgun sequence, a single genomic region encodes these proteins:
- the Hexim1 gene encoding protein HEXIM1: MAEPFLSEYQHQPQTSNCTGAAVHEERNPERPPGVEERVPEDSRWQSRASPRSGGRPGPEGEGSLEPQPPSLQTQACPESSCLDAGEKGRDGDDSSTGGASPPAGEEPMSELLAQPCPDSETKLGAPAAGGEEAWGQQLRQLGKKKHRRRPSKKKRHWKPYYKLTWEEKRKFDEKQSLRASRIRAEMFAKGQPVAPYNTTQFLMDDHDQEEPDLKTGLYPKRAAAKSDDTSDEDFMEEAGEEDGGSDGMGGDGSEFLQRDFSETYERYHAESLQNMSKQELIKEYLELEKCLSRMEDENNRLRLESKRLGGDDARVRELELELARLRAENLQLLTENELHRQQERAPLSKFGD; this comes from the coding sequence ATGGCCGAGCCATTCTTGTCAGAATACCAACACCAGCCTCAAACTAGCAACTGTACAGGTGCTGCTGTTCATGAAGAGCGGAACCCTGAGCGCCCCCCTGGCGTGGAGGAGCGGGTGCCTGAGGACAGTAGGTGGCAATCGAGAGCGTCCCCCAGGTCGGGTGGCCGTCCCGGGCCGGAGGGGGAAGGGAGTCTGGAGCCCCAGCCACCTTCTCTGCAGACCCAGGCCTGTCCAGAGTCTAGCTGTCTGGACGCGGGAGAGAAGGGTCGGGATGGGGACGACTCGTCCACTGGCGGCGCCTCCCCGCCGGCGGGAGAGGAACCTATGTCCGAGCTGCTCGCCCAGCCATGTCCTGACTCCGAGACCAAGTTGGGGGCTCCTGCCGCTGGGGGCGAGGAGGCGTGGGGACAGCAGCTGAGACAGCTGGGCAAGAAAAAACATAGGAGACGCCCCTCCAAGAAAAAGCGGCATTGGAAACCGTATTACAAGCTGACctgggaggagaagagaaagttCGACGAGAAGCAGAGCCTGCGAGCTTCGAGGATTCGAGCCGAGATGTTCGCCAAGGGCCAGCCGGTCGCACCCTATAACACCACGCAGTTCCTCATGGATGATCACGACCAAGAGGAGCCGGATCTCAAAACCGGCCTCTACCCCAAGCGGGCTGCCGCCAAGTCCGACGACACCAGCGATGAGGACTTTATGGAAGAAGCGGGCGAGGAGGACGGGGGCAGCGATGGGATGGGAGGGGACGGCAGCGAGTTTCTGCAGAGGGACTTCTCGGAGACGTACGAGCGGTACCACGCGGAGAGCCTGCAGAACATGAGCAAGCAAGAGCTCATCAAGGAGTACCTGGAGCTGGAGAAGTGCCTCTCGCGCATGGAGGACGAAAACAACCGACTGCGGCTGGAAAGCAAGCGACTGGGTGGAGACGACGCCCGTGTGcgggagctggagctggagctggccCGGCTGCGCGCCGAGAACCTCCAGCTGCTGACAGAGAACGAACTGCACCGGCAGCAGGAGCGAGCGCCGCTGTCCAAGTTTGGAGACTAG
- the Hexim2 gene encoding protein HEXIM2 has translation MATLNKTNYNKESLAALEEAKNSGTLGSPQTPPEPHDCGSSLPLIPQKESHSDSEDLAPAGSDQGCNRVGARVQSAEGCSGEAVLGRKKHRRRPSKRKRHWRPYLELSWAEKQLRDERQSQRASRVREEMFAKGQPVAPYNTTQFLMNDRDPEEPNLNIPHGMSYPDSSGESEGGDSDRQGQDHGEFQQRDFSEAYERYHTESLQGRSKQELVRDYLDLERRLSQAEEETRRLQQLQGPTRQQPCHQVEELIAEVERLRTENQRLRQENEMWNREGSRCVGEPGT, from the exons ATGGCCACTCTGAACAAGACCAACTATAATAAAGAGTCACTAGCAGCCCTGGAGGAGGCCAAG aACTCTGGTACTCTGGGGAGCCCCCAAACACCCCCTGAGCCTCATGACTGTGGCAGTTCCTTGCCTCTGATACCTCAAAAGGAGAGCCACTCAGACAGTGAAGATCTTGCCCCAGCTGGCAGTGACCAGGGCTGCAACAGAGTGGGTGCCCGGGTCCAGAGTGCAGAGGGCTGCTCAGGTGAGGCTGTGCTAGGCCGGAAGAAACACCGTAGGCGGCCATCAAAGCGTAAGCGGCACTGGCGTCCCTATTTGGAGCTGAGCTGGGCAGAGAAGCAGCTGCGGGATGAGAGGCAGAGCCAGAGGGCCTCCCGGGTTCGAGAGGAGATGTTTGCCAAAGGCCAGCCTGTGGCACCTTACAACACCACCCAGTTCCTAATGAATGACCGAGACCCTGAGGAGCCCAACCTCAATATACCTCATGGCATGTCCTACCCAGACTCCAGTGGGGAGAGTGAGGGAGGGGACAGTGACCGGCAGGGCCAAGACCATGGGGAGTTCCAACAGAGGGACTTCTCTGAGGCCTATGAGCGCTACCACACTGAGAGTCTGCAGGGCCGCAGCAAGCAAGAGCTGGTTCGAGACTACTTGGATCTGGAGAGGCGTCTTTCACAGGCGGAGGAGGAGACTCGGAGGCTGCAGCAGCTTCAGGGGCCTACACGCCAGCAGCCCTGTCACCAGGTGGAAGAGCTGATTGCCGAGGTAGAGAGGCTTCGAACTGAGAACCAGCGGCTTCGGCAGGAGAACGAGATGTGGAACCGAGAAGGCAGCCGCTGTGTTGGGGAGCCTGGCACCTAG